From a single Nymphaea colorata isolate Beijing-Zhang1983 chromosome 4, ASM883128v2, whole genome shotgun sequence genomic region:
- the LOC116252949 gene encoding ras-related protein RHN1-like isoform X1: MARSSNKNIQAKLVLLGDMGTGKTSLVLRFVKGQFFDYQESTIGAAFFSQILSLNEATVKFDIWDTAGQERYHSLAPMYYRGAAAAVVVYDITSVDSFVRAKKWVQELQRQGNPNLVMMLVANKADLETKRKVPSEDGEAYAQENGMFFIETSAKTAQNVNELFYEIAKRLAKASPVKPGGMKLHNQPQEGRRRLFCCSA; encoded by the exons ATGGCGAGAAGCAGCAACAAGAATATTCAGGCCAAGCTG GTCCTTCTAGGTGACATGGGAACTGGGAAAACAAGTTTGGTGCTTAGATTTGTCAAGGGGCAGTTTTTTGATTATCAG GAATCAACAATTGGAGCAGCTTTCTTCTCTCAAATACTCTCTCTAAATGAAGCCACTGTCAAGTTTGATATATGGGATACAGCTGGTCAAGAAAGATACCATAGCTTAGCACCGATGTATTATCGAGGTGCAGCTGCAGCTGTTGTTGTCTATGATATTACAAGCGTG GACTCATTTGTTCGTGCTAAAAAATGGGTTCAAGAATTGCAGAGACAAG GTAACCCCAATCTGGTTATGATGTTAGTGGCAAATAAAGCAGACCTGGAAACCAAAAGAAAGGTGCCTAGTGAG GATGGTGAAGCATATGCGCAAGAAAATGgaatgtttttcattgaaaCTTCTGCAAAGACTGCACAGAACGTAAATGAGCTATTTTATGAGATTG CAAAGCGCCTGGCGAAGGCTTCTCCTGTGAAACCTGGTGGAATGAAGTTGCACAATCAACCACAAGAAGGGAGGAGACGACTGTTCTGCTGCTCTGCATGA
- the LOC116252949 gene encoding ras-related protein Rab5-like isoform X2, with protein sequence MGTGKTSLVLRFVKGQFFDYQESTIGAAFFSQILSLNEATVKFDIWDTAGQERYHSLAPMYYRGAAAAVVVYDITSVDSFVRAKKWVQELQRQGNPNLVMMLVANKADLETKRKVPSEDGEAYAQENGMFFIETSAKTAQNVNELFYEIAKRLAKASPVKPGGMKLHNQPQEGRRRLFCCSA encoded by the exons ATGGGAACTGGGAAAACAAGTTTGGTGCTTAGATTTGTCAAGGGGCAGTTTTTTGATTATCAG GAATCAACAATTGGAGCAGCTTTCTTCTCTCAAATACTCTCTCTAAATGAAGCCACTGTCAAGTTTGATATATGGGATACAGCTGGTCAAGAAAGATACCATAGCTTAGCACCGATGTATTATCGAGGTGCAGCTGCAGCTGTTGTTGTCTATGATATTACAAGCGTG GACTCATTTGTTCGTGCTAAAAAATGGGTTCAAGAATTGCAGAGACAAG GTAACCCCAATCTGGTTATGATGTTAGTGGCAAATAAAGCAGACCTGGAAACCAAAAGAAAGGTGCCTAGTGAG GATGGTGAAGCATATGCGCAAGAAAATGgaatgtttttcattgaaaCTTCTGCAAAGACTGCACAGAACGTAAATGAGCTATTTTATGAGATTG CAAAGCGCCTGGCGAAGGCTTCTCCTGTGAAACCTGGTGGAATGAAGTTGCACAATCAACCACAAGAAGGGAGGAGACGACTGTTCTGCTGCTCTGCATGA
- the LOC116252385 gene encoding pentatricopeptide repeat-containing protein At5g27110-like, giving the protein MVIAVGCLSSFSVPSIRSRWVEQQKEKNEKGFRSEVQSIARLLQKSASSLSIDSGRQIHGRVFRLGLSDDSFLSSQLLHMYACCGEMRDAEFIFGGEPQPNLFFWNVMVRGYCDGGRYGDVVQLCEEMLVVGQTPNNFTYPFVLKACTALGCVGFGRGIHGLVLKSGFASDVFVSSSLLGMYGKFGRLGDARKLFDRMPERNIVTWNSMVAGYGQDGDWNEALCLIMRMEDDGEVPSVTTWNSLIAGSVRNGNGVMAFEFLRLMQRTSMRPSLATINSLGPVIMSSSMVVHGKEIHAFVIRMGMDSDPTICSVLVAMYAENKHMEYASRIFERSHVRGPELWDKMVAGYVDTGQRLDAFGIFRRMLQEGKKPNKISITLLLPYCSHRAGREIHAYAYRFGLEMDVSINNALIATYSKRGDFGMSNRVFAQMHEKDVVSWNTMVSSSVRGRDFDQALKLFHCMHSERIWPDEYTSSSVLHICGQFAALQQGAAIHGSIVRRGFCEDHIVGNALIDMYAKCGCLDDARRLFDGMPVKDHVTWNTLISSYSVSSQPESAILLFEQMLNDGWKPNRVTFVAVLSACSRAGLVERSLFYFNTMTSVYGIRPDREHYGCMVDALGRAGWLDQAFQLVKSMPMEPDDCIWGALLGACRIHRNLELAEVAAKHLVELWPENSGYHVLLSNIYAEAGRWHDAAQIRSSMKENQVKKFPGCSWIELGETVHTFFTSDKSHKQSEEIYTALEQLTGQLKAVSCMPIMIPEIQEVAFLT; this is encoded by the coding sequence ATGGTGATAGCAGTCGGATGCCTAAGCTCCTTCTCTGTTCCATCCATCCGCAGCCGATGGGTGGAACAGcagaaggagaaaaatgagaaaggtTTCAGAAGCGAGGTACAGTCCATCGCCCGCCTGCTGCAGAAGTCCGCTAGCTCGCTTTCCATCGATTCCGGACGGCAGATTCATGGCAGAGTTTTCAGACTCGGCCTCTCCGATGACTCCTTCCTCTCCAGCCAACTCCTCCACATGTACGCGTGTTGCGGAGAGATGCGTGACGCTGAGTTCATCTTCGGCGGCGAACCCCAGCCTAATCTTTTCTTCTGGAACGTGATGGTTCGTGGGTACTGCGACGGCGGCCGCTATGGCGACGTAGTGCAGCTCTGTGAAGAAATGCTCGTCGTTGGCCAGACACCCAATAATTTCACGTACCCATTTGTTCTGAAGGCGTGTACTGCTCTTGGCTGCGTCGGTTTTGGTAGAGGGATTCATGGGTTGGTTCTGAAAAGTGGGTTTGCGTCGGACGTGTTTGTCTCGAGCTCTTTGCTGGGTATGTATGGGAAATTCGGGCGGCTGGGCGACGCGAGGAAATTGTTCGATCGAATGCCTGAGAGAAATATCGTGACCTGGAACTCGATGGTTGCTGGCTATGGTCAAGATGGTGATTGGAATGAAGCGTTGTGTTTAATTATGCGGATGGAGGATGACGGTGAAGTTCCGTCTGTGACTACGTGGAATTCTCTGATTGCTGGTTCGGTTCGCAATGGTAATGGAGTTATGGCGTTCGAGTTTCTAAGATTGATGCAGCGCACATCAATGAGGCCTAGTCTGGCCACGATCAATAGTCTTGGTCCGGTGATTATGTCGTCTTCGATGGTGGTTCACGGGAAGGAGATCCATGCTTTTGTAATCCGAATGGGGATGGATTCAGACCCGACAATTTGCTCTGTGCTTGTTGCCATGTACGCAGAGAACAAGCATATGGAATATGCGTCTAGGATTTTTGAAAGAAGCCATGTTAGAGGTCCTGAGCTATGGGATAAAATGGTAGCTGGTTACGTTGATACGGGCCAAAGGCTTGATGCGTTTGGCATCTTCAGGAGGATGCTGCAGGAAggaaaaaaaccaaacaaaatttctattacTTTGCTTCTTCCTTACTGCAGCCACAGAGCAGGGAGAGAGATCCATGCCTATGCATATAGGTTTGGATTGGAGATGGATGTTTCAATTAATAATGCTCTTATAGCCACCTACTCAAAAAGAGGAGATTTCGGAATGTCAAATAGAGTGTTTGCCCAGATGCATGAGAAGGATGTTGTTTCATGGAACACGATGGTATCGAGCAGTGTACGCGGTAGAGATTTTGATCAAGCTCTGAAGCTTTTCCACTGCATGCACTCCGAGCGGATTTGGCCGGACGAGTACACGTCTAGCTCTGTCCTTCACATTTGTGGACAATTTGCAGCACTTCAACAAGGGGCTGCAATTCATGGATCCATTGTCAGAAGAGGATTCTGTGAAGACCATATTGTTGGAAATGCTCTCATTgacatgtatgcaaaatgtggatGCCTAGACGATGCGCGGCGGCTCTTTGATGGAATGCCGGTGAAGGATCATGTGACATGGAACACACTAATTTCGTCTTACAGTGTTAGCAGCCAGCCAGAGAGCGCAATATTGCTCTTTGAACAGATGCTGAACGACGGATGGAAACCAAACAGAGTCACCTTCGTTGCAGTTTTATCTGCATGTAGTCGTGCTGGTTTAGTGGAGAGGAGTCTTTTCTACTTCAACACCATGACCAGCGTTTACGGCATTCGTCCAGATAGAGAGCACTATGGCTGCATGGTCGATGCTTTAGGCCGTGCAGGTTGGCTTGATCAGGCATTTCAGCTGGTCAAAAGCATGCCAATGGAACCTGACGACTGTATTTGGGGCGCATTGCTTGGTGCTTGTAGAATTCACAGGAATCTTGAACTGGCAGAAGTTGCAGCTAAACATCTAGTGGAGCTGTGGCCCGAGAATTCTGGGTACCATGTGCTCCTGTCTAACATATATGCAGAGGCAGGTCGATGGCATGATGCTGCTCAAATTCGATCTtccatgaaagaaaaccaaGTGAAGAAGTTCCCTGGTTGCAGTTGGATAGAACTTGGTGAAACGGTTCATACCTTCTTTACATCCGATAAATCACACAAACAGAGTGAAGAAATTTACACTGCACTTGAGCAATTGACTGGACAACTAAAAGCAGTAAGTTGTATGCCCATCATGATCCCCGAAATACAGGAAGTTGCCTTCCTGACATAG
- the LOC116253391 gene encoding protein TOO MANY MOUTHS produces the protein MSSSSSSSPFQIAVFLLLCCLLEPYSCGYSTIVPESLTPTLVDTPQTGLSMNMDDGAHTDRQEQAAVYEVMKATGNGWATSIPDICKGRWHGIECMPDENRVFHVVSLAFGALSDDTAFPTCDPSSSFISPSIAKLPYIRRLFFYQCCNGNPQPIPAFLGQLAGSLESLVLRENGHVGAIPHELGNLTQLRVLDLHGNNLAGDAALPASLGNLRRLGLLDLSRNRLAGKIPASVGELKGLNVLDLNQNLLQGPIPDSIGDCTSLLKVDLSRNRLAGPIPSSLGKLTSLLLLDLSYNSLSAPIPASLGGLKSLETLVLKGNFMEGAVIPESVGRMRSLMVLVLTNMGLKGPIPDGLGQLTRLRVLHLDRNWLNGSIPASLRALENLSELRVNDNQLTGAVPFAKEMLWRMGRKIHLQNNSGLCYLNGDWSGDDQNDMSSSFLPGISSCEFRKTEHLLFHELPSSSYSSSPQLPPSPIPSSSSPPPSMTAASVVWMLVVCEMLFSFHFL, from the coding sequence ATGtcgtcatcttcttcttcttcaccgtTCCAGATTGCAGTCTTTCTGCTGCTCTGCTGCTTGCTCGAGCCTTACAGTTGTGGGTACTCGACGATAGTGCCGGAGTCGCTCACCCCCACTTTAGTGGACACTCCCCAGACGGGCTTGTCCATGAACATGGACGACGGCGCCCACACAGACCGGCAGGAGCAGGCGGCGGTCTACGAGGTGATGAAGGCCACCGGCAACGGCTGGGCCACCAGCATCCCGGACATCTGCAAGGGCCGCTGGCACGGCATCGAGTGCATGCCCGACGAGAACCGCGTCTTCCACGTCGTCTCCCTCGCCTTCGGCGCCCTCTCCGACGACACCGCCTTCCCCACCTGCgatccctcctcctccttcatctCACCCTCCATCGCCAAGCTCCCCTACATCCGGCGCCTCTTCTTCTACCAGTGCTGCAACGGGAACCCCCAGCCCATCCCCGCCTTCCTCGGCCAACTCGCCGGCTCCCTCGAGTCCCTTGTCCTGAGGGAGAACGGCCACGTTGGTGCCATCCCCCACGAGCTCGGCAACCTCACGCAGCTCAGGGTCCTCGACCTTCATGGCAACAACTTGGCCGGCGACGCCGCCCTCCCCGCGTCCCTCGGCAACCTCCGCCGGCTCGGGCTCCTCGACCTCAGCCGCAACAGGCTCGCCGGAAAGATACCCGCCAGTGTTGGCGAATTAAAGGGGCTCAACGTCTTGGACCTGAACCAGAACCTTCTTCAGGGCCCCATCCCCGACAGCATCGGCGACTGCACCTCCCTCCTCAAAGTCGACCTGAGCAGGAATCGGCTCGCCGGCCCGATCCCCAGCTCCCTCGGAAAATTAACGAGCCTCTTGCTTCTGGACTTGAGCTACAACTCCTTGTCTGCTCCAATTCCGGCGTCCCTCGGTGGTTTGAAGTCCTTGGAGACGTTAGTGCTGAAGGGGAACTTCATGGAAGGCGCCGTCATCCCGGAGAGCGTCGGCCGAATGAGGAGCTTGATGGTCTTGGTGCTAACCAACATGGGACTCAAGGGTCCGATACCGGACGGACTCGGCCAGCTGACCAGGCTCCGGGTGCTGCACTTGGACCGGAACTGGCTCAACGGCTCGATTCCGGCGAGCTTAAGAGCTCTGGAAAACTTGAGCGAACTGAGAGTGAACGATAATCAATTAACTGGTGCGGTGCCCTTCGCGAAGGAGATGTTATGGAGGATGGGGAGGAAGATCCACTTGCAGAACAACTCCGGCCTCTGCTACTTAAATGGCGACTGGAGTGGAGATGATCAGAACGACATGAGCTCTTCCTTCCTCCCCGGAATCAGCAGCTGCGAGTTCCGAAAAACAGAGCACCTCTTGTTCCATGAGCTTCCATCTTCCTCTTACTCTTCCTCGCCCCAGCTTCCACCATCTCcaatcccttcttcttcttcgccccCTCCTTCCATGACTGCAGCGTCGGTAGTGTGGATGTTGGTAGTCTGCGAgatgcttttctcttttcatttcttgtag